Proteins encoded by one window of Pseudomonadota bacterium:
- a CDS encoding NAD-dependent protein deacylase encodes MGKEIKRYPEALTRAFTQAAEMIVAASGRVVCLTGAGVSVDSGIPAFRGSQGLWDRYDPLEYAEIDNFRRNPEKVWGMLAEMLIVVERAVPNQTHKTLAEFEEKGWLQAVITQNVDGLHQAAGARRVIEFHGTSRNLVCLECDWSWPRFSLVDSRMPPRCRRCNAILKPDVVFFGEQIPRPALLEATAAAEQARVMLVVGTSANVHPAAEMPVLTKKAGGRVIEINLEPTPLSGRVADLTILGPAAIGLSEIMQICERIAGHG; translated from the coding sequence AGCGTTATCCCGAGGCTTTGACACGGGCTTTTACTCAGGCGGCGGAAATGATCGTCGCGGCCTCCGGGAGGGTGGTTTGTCTGACCGGCGCCGGAGTTTCGGTGGATAGCGGCATTCCTGCTTTTCGCGGCAGCCAGGGTCTCTGGGATCGTTATGATCCGCTTGAATATGCTGAGATTGACAACTTTCGGCGGAATCCGGAAAAGGTCTGGGGCATGCTGGCTGAAATGCTGATCGTGGTTGAAAGGGCGGTTCCTAATCAGACGCATAAAACGCTGGCCGAATTCGAGGAGAAAGGCTGGCTGCAGGCCGTGATTACCCAGAATGTCGACGGCCTGCATCAGGCGGCCGGCGCCCGACGGGTGATTGAATTCCATGGGACGAGCAGAAATCTGGTTTGTCTGGAATGCGACTGGTCCTGGCCACGATTCAGCCTGGTTGACAGCCGCATGCCGCCCCGTTGTCGCCGTTGTAACGCGATCTTAAAGCCGGACGTGGTTTTTTTTGGGGAACAGATTCCACGCCCGGCTTTGCTTGAAGCCACGGCAGCCGCGGAACAGGCTCGGGTTATGTTGGTGGTCGGAACTTCAGCCAATGTTCATCCTGCCGCCGAGATGCCGGTTTTGACGAAAAAAGCCGGTGGCCGGGTGATCGAAATAAATCTGGAACCGACCCCGCTTTCCGGGCGAGTGGCCGATTTGACGATTTTAGGTCCGGCCGCGATCGGCCTGTCTGAAATCATGCAGATCTGCGAGCGGATTGCCGGTCATGGCTGA